cCCTTGCTGGACCTTCTGTTCCACtttcattctttaattttgttgttaaatcCCCCCACCCCAATTTCAGAACTATATCCCTGGAAGTGTCCAATTGGTCTCCCACTTAGCCAGCCTGTTTACCCTTCTCAACACCACCCACCACTGGTCCTGTTGAGCCCTCGCCTTCCTGGCCTCCCACAAGGAAGGTAAGAAATACAAACACCAGCATAGACTTAGCCCTTAATAAGATTAGCTTGTATTGCTAGTGAACTTCTAGCATTAGGgctggcactccagcctggctgcCCACCCAGGCCCACTGCATGAGAATGTGGGGTCCCTGGTGACATCAGTAGCAGCCAGACTGAGAGCCCTAGACACAAAGGCCTCTGCTCCCAGCCTCACCCTTCTGCATGGGCTCTAACAGCCTGGGAAACAGCTGTACTTGGGCACCTGACAGGGTGGTGGACTTCACATATCCAAGGGAAACTTCTCACTCTGGCCCTAGGCCACCAGCTGTGAGTCACCACAGTGCCACAGTCCTTACTATCATCACCCTCCCCCAGAGGCATCCCTGTGTCCACTCTGCCACATATCATGGTCACCTGGGCAACTACAgcctttcttctccattttccttGGCTCATCTGCCCCTATCCCTTCATGCTTCATTCAAGAGCATTTTCAAAAGACAGCCCTGGCTGGTGGCATATGGATGGGATATATAATGACAGCAGTCCCAGAGAGATGACAGGAAACAACTGCAACTATCCAGGTGTGAGTGGGTGATGGTAGAGGCTGAAGGCGCTGGATTTGAGAGGCGTTTAGGAGTCACAGTTGACTGGAGTGACATGGGACCCACCCAAactgaaagaggagaaaagacttGACAAGGCCATGACCTTGTCTAGAGAAGGATGAGATCACtcaccactcacacacacagaatgcCAGCCACCTGCGGCCACCTCGGCCATGGGCAGGCCCTGCAGTGCCTCCAACAGCCTTGGCTCTGGCTCTGCCTCCAGGCTCCCGTGGCCCAGCTGTCCATGCCTGAACAGGGAGGTCCTAGTCAGCTGGGGGGGGTGGTCACACTTCGCCAGGGCTCCCTTGCCCCTGCTCCCACTCACCTGCCTCCGCCCCAGGAGAACACCTGGCCAGTGGAGCCCAGCAGCAAAGCGTGCTCAGCACCCAGCTCCAGCCGGCGTGCCAGCAGCTCTGGGGCCAGAGTTCGGTAGAAGGGTGGCTTCGGGCTGACATAGGAACAGGCATCCGGCAGCAGAGGCAgcatcccagcctgggcctcacaGGCCGCTGCTTCTTCCCCCTCAACCTCCACCTTCTGAGCCCACAGGGGCTCCCCGCGCAGTGCAGAGCCAGGCGTCCAGGCCTGTAGCAAGGCCCCCGACCCGGGACCTGAACCCTCACGCAGCACCACGAGGAGCCCCTCCTGGGCCCATGCGTCCCTGCAGCCGCCCTGGGCCCCACTGGTGGAGCCTGACAACTCCAGGCAGCCTCTTCCTGCATGGGCAGAAAGAGAGGGCTGGGGAGGAGTGACACAGCCCCGAAGACCACCGACTACAAGGGCAAGGCGGCGAGATGGAGGGTGAGGAGTGTTCCTGGGAAGGGACCGGAATGGGGGAGCCACCCCAGAATATGGGACAGGGGCAGGTGAGAGAGCTATCTTTGGTGTCTGGACTGTGGGAGGAGGGTGCGGAGAGTAGGCCAGGAATAAACCGAGACAGGGTGGGGCGCTCACGGGTCACCACCGCCGTGTAGCTCCAGCCCGCGCTCACATGGCAGGTGTCGGCGCCCGCCGGCAGCGGCTGGGGGCTGCACACTGGACGCACGTGGCCAGAGCCCAGCGCCTGGCCAAAGCCGCAGAAGCCGAAACCGAACCAGGACCCTGGCCGCTCCCCGGCCATGTCCCGACAGCGCCTCTGTTGGCAGTCGCCTAGCTGGGGCCGCCACGGGCGCAAGAGTAGGGCAGGAACCCTGGCAGGTCCCAGCCGTatgtatctgtaaaatgaggagacACTCTCCTAAACACGCAGGCAAACGTTCACCAAGCAGGTGTCGATTTAC
This region of Nycticebus coucang isolate mNycCou1 chromosome 2, mNycCou1.pri, whole genome shotgun sequence genomic DNA includes:
- the RCCD1 gene encoding RCC1 domain-containing protein 1 isoform X2, yielding MAGERPGSWFGFGFCGFGQALGSGHVRPVCSPQPLPAGADTCHVSAGWSYTAVVTRRGCLELSGSTSGAQGGCRDAWAQEGLLVVLREGSGPGSGALLQAWTPGSALRGEPLWAQKVEVEGEEAAACEAQAGMLPLLPDACSYVSPKPPFYRTLAPELLARRLELGAEHALLLGSTGQVFSWGGGRHGQLGHGSLEAEPEPRLLEALQGLPMAEVAAGGWHSVCVSETGDIYIWGWNESGQLALPTRSLAEDRAPAAVEGLNKDGSEVKRAAMGTGELYTWGWGKYGQLGHKDTISLDRPCRVEYFIDKQLQVKAVTCGPWNTYVYAVEKADC
- the RCCD1 gene encoding RCC1 domain-containing protein 1 isoform X1, whose product is MAGERPGSWFGFGFCGFGQALGSGHVRPVCSPQPLPAGADTCHVSAGWSYTAVVTRRGCLELSGSTSGAQGGCRDAWAQEGLLVVLREGSGPGSGALLQAWTPGSALRGEPLWAQKVEVEGEEAAACEAQAGMLPLLPDACSYVSPKPPFYRTLAPELLARRLELGAEHALLLGSTGQVFSWGGGRHGQLGHGSLEAEPEPRLLEALQGLPMAEVAAGGWHSVCVSETGDIYIWGWNESGQLALPTRSLAEDRAPAAVEGLNKDGSEVKRAAMGEDGAPAPFIAVQPFPALLDLPLGSDAAKASCGSRHTAVVTRTGELYTWGWGKYGQLGHKDTISLDRPCRVEYFIDKQLQVKAVTCGPWNTYVYAVEKADC